A genomic region of Gossypium hirsutum isolate 1008001.06 chromosome D01, Gossypium_hirsutum_v2.1, whole genome shotgun sequence contains the following coding sequences:
- the LOC121213565 gene encoding uncharacterized protein, protein MMSACGTHSRGTRRRGGRHRKTRDESSSLGSMPNLDMSETLWWLSVKESTQPDHLNWDYFKTTFQGKFVDASYVDARRRELMNLTRGDKTVAGCEAKFLKLSRYARGMVAFEYEKCVHFEDGLRDNLRVLIAPQRVREFSVLVDKAKITEEVKRIERQNRDHERGKKKRDSELFNSVHIPKKRAKPDGPSRVGVPVAHTGVQP, encoded by the exons ATGATGAGCGCATGTGGTACACATAGTCGAGGTACTCGTAGGCGCGGCGGGCGCCATAGGAAGACTCGGGATGAGTCTTCCTCTCTGGGCAGTATGCCAAATCTGGATATGAGTGAGACACTA TGGTGGTTATCGGTTAAGGAGAGTACTCAACCAGATCATTTGAATTGGGACTACTTCAAGACTACCTTTCAGGGAAAGTTTGTGGATGCGAGCTATGTTGATGCTCGTAGGCGTGAGTTAATGAATCTCACAcgaggtgataagactgtagcCGGGTGTGAGGCTAAATTTTTAAAACTGAGTCGCTAcgctcgaggcatggtggcatTCGAGTATGAGAAGTGTGTCCACTTTGAAGACGGCTTAAGGGACAATTTGAGGGTTctaatagctccacagagggtGCGAGAGTTTTCTGTTCTAGTGGATAAGGCGAAGATCACCGAGGAGGTTAAACGCATTGAGCGCCAGAATCGAGATCATGAGAGAGGTAAGAAGAAGAGGGATTCAGAGCTCTTTAATTCTGTTCATATACCTAAGAAACGGGCCAAACCTGATGGACCTTCTAGAGTGGGAGTTCCAGTTGCTCATACTGGAGTTCAGCCATAA